One Kribbella sp. NBC_00662 genomic region harbors:
- a CDS encoding neutral zinc metallopeptidase, translating to MSSPYGYGGPPQGRPPGPPPGILPPPQAAPWPPQQGPYPQGPGQQYPGQQYPGQQYPGQWAQPYYGPPGHFNGFQPPRKRGGPLRLILLGFVLLIFIGVSVAVMSALMGNSGTDTADPGVTGPSIVPTPTTNPQKGSAEDYLLNADVYRTGPLPEQNCPAANLGSASLAAQKVYYQRLFKCLNDAWRPIFHELGQDKPDPGLVVFDQPVQTACGNFQPLSGRVLAFYCYGNQVMYVDVKQMNRAFGPQQDLAYLMTIAHEYGHHVQGVTGLFYARAVYLQDHPDQKLESSRRNELQASCFGGVFSKAVEKSYPLTNRLDEFKEQSSNSFGESPDTPPDERTHGLATSQGFWIQNGFNIGANKACDTFAVSADLVK from the coding sequence GTGAGCAGCCCGTACGGGTACGGCGGCCCGCCGCAGGGTCGGCCACCCGGCCCGCCGCCCGGCATCCTGCCACCGCCGCAGGCAGCCCCGTGGCCGCCGCAGCAGGGCCCGTACCCGCAAGGCCCGGGCCAGCAGTACCCGGGTCAGCAGTACCCCGGCCAGCAGTACCCGGGCCAGTGGGCACAGCCGTACTACGGACCTCCAGGCCACTTCAACGGGTTTCAGCCACCGCGGAAACGCGGCGGACCGCTCCGGCTCATCCTGCTCGGCTTCGTCCTGCTGATCTTCATCGGCGTGTCAGTGGCAGTCATGTCCGCCCTGATGGGAAACAGCGGCACCGACACCGCCGACCCCGGAGTGACCGGCCCGTCGATCGTGCCGACTCCGACCACGAACCCGCAGAAGGGGTCCGCCGAGGACTACCTGCTGAACGCCGACGTCTACCGCACCGGTCCGCTCCCGGAGCAGAACTGCCCGGCGGCGAACCTCGGCAGCGCCAGCCTGGCCGCGCAGAAGGTCTACTACCAGCGCCTCTTCAAGTGCCTGAACGACGCGTGGCGTCCGATCTTCCACGAGCTCGGCCAGGACAAGCCGGACCCGGGCCTGGTCGTGTTCGACCAGCCGGTGCAGACCGCGTGCGGCAACTTCCAGCCGCTGTCCGGACGCGTGCTGGCGTTCTATTGCTACGGCAACCAGGTGATGTACGTCGACGTGAAGCAGATGAACCGGGCGTTCGGACCGCAGCAGGACCTCGCGTACCTGATGACGATCGCGCACGAGTACGGCCACCACGTGCAGGGCGTCACCGGACTGTTCTACGCACGTGCCGTCTATCTGCAGGACCATCCGGACCAGAAGCTGGAGAGCTCGCGGCGCAACGAGTTGCAGGCCTCCTGTTTCGGCGGTGTGTTCAGCAAGGCCGTGGAGAAGTCGTACCCGCTGACGAACCGGCTGGACGAGTTCAAGGAACAGTCCAGCAACAGCTTCGGTGAGTCCCCGGACACGCCGCCGGACGAGCGGACGCACGGTCTGGCCACCAGCCAGGGCTTCTGGATCCAGAACGGCTTCAACATCGGCGCCAACAAGGCGTGCGACACCTTCGCGGTGTCGGCGGACCTAGTGAAATGA